The proteins below are encoded in one region of Scomber japonicus isolate fScoJap1 chromosome 2, fScoJap1.pri, whole genome shotgun sequence:
- the LOC128366734 gene encoding keratin, type I cytoskeletal 17-like — protein MTAVLRSGSSMSLSSLPMGSRRSSSVYGGAGGRSVRVSHVSNGFGAGFDLSSALGGGSGGNSLVVSGSEKVTMQNLNDRLSSYLDKVRSLESANTKLELQIRQWYESQTPTVWDYSKYEAIVQDLRNKISLATQDNARLLLQIDNARLAGEDFRIKFENELAVRMSVETDIAGLRKILDELTLTRSELEMQVEGLKEEMVYLKKNHAEEICALRNQISSSSVNVEVEGGPQTDLTNMIDEIRSQYESINEKNRLQMETWYKAKFDELNKQVATSTETLQTSRTEINDLKRTLQSLQIELQSQLSLKSALEGTLVETESRYSLQLSQLQAMVNSLESELGQVRADIDRQAMEYKMLLDIKTRLELEIAEYRRLLDGELRLNFDLNFSSALEPVITQRRKVVIEELVDGKVVSRTEDVDTSIVSP, from the exons ATGACCGCCGTACTCCGCTCCGGATCCTCCatgtctctgtcctctttgCCCATGGGATCAAGGCGATCTTCGAGCGTCTATGGCGGGGCTGGTGGTAGAAGCGTCCGGGTGTCCCACGTCTCCAATGGCTTCGGCGCCGGATTTGACCTGTCGAGCGCGCTCGGAGGAGGCTCAGGAGGTAACAGCTTGGTCGTGTCAGGCAGCGAGAAAGTGACCATGCAGAACCTCAACGATCGTCTTTCATCTTACCTGGATAAGGTGCGCTCTCTGGAGTCCGCCAACACGAAACTGGAGCTTCAAATCCGCCAGTGGTACGAGAGTCAGACCCCGACTGTCTGGGACTACAGCAAGTATGAGGCGATCGTTCAAGACCTGCGCAACAAG atcagtCTTGCTACACAGGACAATGCCAGGCTATTGCTGCAGATTGACAACGCCAGACTGGCAGGAGAGGACTTCAGAATCAA GTTTGAGAATGAGCTGGCAGTGCGCATGTCAGTGGAGACTGACATTGCCGGACTGCGTAAGATCCTGGATGAGCTGACCCTGACCCGGTCTGAACTGGAGATGCAGGTGGAGGGCCTGAAGGAAGAGATGGTCTATCTGAAGAAGAACCATGCTGAG GAGATTTGTGCTTTGCGAAACCAAATTTCTTCAAGCTCTGTGAATGTGGAGGTGGAAGGTGGACCACAGACGGACCTGACCAACATGATTGATGAGATCAGATCTCAGTATGAGAGCATCAATGAGAAGAACCGCCTTCAAATGGAGACTTGGTACAAGGCCAAG TTTGACGAGCTGAACAAGCAGGTGGCAACCAGCACAGAGACCCTCCAGACCTCCCGCACTGAAATCAATGACCTCAAGAGGACCCTGCAGTCCCTGCAGATTGAGCTGCAGTCCCAGCTCAGCCTG AAATCTGCCTTGGAGGGCACACTCGTAGAGACAGAGTCCCGCTACAGCCTGCAGCTGAGCCAGCTCCAGGCCATGGTCAACTCCCTGGAGTCTGAGCTCGGCCAGGTGAGAGCGGACATTGACAGGCAGGCCATGGAATACAAGATGCTCCTTGACATCAAGACCAGGCTGGAGCTGGAGATTGCTGAGTACAGAAGACTGCTGGATGGAGAACTAAG ATTaaattttgatttgaatttctCCTCTGCATTAGAACCGGTGATAACCCAGAGGAGGAAGGTGGTGATTGAAGAGCTTGTCGATGGAAAAGTGGTGTCTCGCACAGAGGATGTGGACACATCAATCGTCAGC